From Proteiniborus sp. MB09-C3, the proteins below share one genomic window:
- the murJ gene encoding murein biosynthesis integral membrane protein MurJ — protein MKKTAILLMLITILSKIFGFTRDIILSYIYGASNISDAYLISLSIPMVIFAFIGIAVSTGYIPMYCRIEQEYGEEEGNRYTNNIVNILIIICTVIVVFGLLFTKEIVRLFASGFKGETLALAVRFTRISLFGIYFTSLIYIFNGFLQLKGNYIIPALVGFPLNLAIIISIFLSFNISIMVLPIGVVVANASQLLFLLPFVYKKGYRYKLITNMKDKHVIQMIYLIFPVIIGGSVDQINVLVDRTIASSIAVGGISALNYSNRLVEFIQGIFVTSISIAMYPMISKMAVENNTKELKRTISEAINIIGLLVIPATVGSMIFAEPVVGLLFGRGAFDLKAIHMTSSALFFYSIGIIGIGFRDILSRAFYSMQDTKTPMINATVAMTMNIFLNIILSRFMGIAGLALATSISAIFCTVLLFISFRKKLGAFGLKSIAASFLKTILASLIMGAIAKVIYIVLLKSLSANLALISSVGIGAVLYFTIICFMRIEEMNIIVNRFKEKLKIENKKANF, from the coding sequence ATGAAAAAAACAGCCATTCTTTTAATGTTAATTACAATATTATCAAAAATATTTGGTTTTACTAGAGATATTATTTTGTCTTATATTTATGGCGCTTCAAATATTAGCGATGCCTACTTAATATCACTATCCATACCTATGGTCATATTTGCATTTATTGGTATAGCCGTATCTACAGGATATATACCCATGTATTGTAGAATAGAACAGGAGTACGGAGAAGAGGAAGGAAATAGGTATACAAATAATATTGTCAATATTCTAATTATTATATGTACAGTAATAGTTGTCTTTGGGTTATTATTTACAAAGGAAATAGTCCGTTTATTTGCCTCGGGATTTAAGGGGGAAACTTTAGCCTTGGCAGTGCGGTTTACAAGAATAAGTTTATTTGGCATATATTTTACCAGCCTTATATATATTTTCAATGGATTTCTTCAGCTAAAGGGAAATTACATAATACCAGCATTGGTTGGGTTTCCACTGAACTTAGCTATTATCATATCAATTTTTTTAAGCTTCAATATAAGTATTATGGTATTGCCCATAGGTGTAGTAGTAGCGAATGCTTCTCAATTATTATTTTTACTTCCCTTTGTCTATAAGAAAGGTTATAGATATAAGCTGATAACAAATATGAAAGATAAACATGTTATTCAAATGATATATTTAATATTTCCTGTCATAATAGGGGGTTCTGTAGATCAAATCAATGTGCTGGTAGACAGAACTATTGCATCAAGTATAGCAGTAGGGGGAATTTCAGCCTTAAATTATTCCAATAGGCTTGTTGAGTTTATTCAGGGTATATTTGTAACCTCAATATCTATTGCTATGTATCCTATGATATCAAAAATGGCTGTTGAAAATAATACTAAGGAACTAAAAAGAACAATATCTGAAGCCATAAATATAATAGGATTATTAGTAATACCTGCTACAGTTGGCTCTATGATATTTGCAGAGCCAGTGGTTGGACTTCTATTTGGCAGAGGAGCTTTTGATTTAAAGGCCATACACATGACATCAAGCGCCTTATTTTTTTACTCAATTGGTATTATAGGCATTGGTTTTAGAGATATTCTTTCAAGAGCATTTTATTCTATGCAGGATACCAAAACACCTATGATCAATGCTACAGTTGCCATGACTATGAACATATTTCTAAATATTATTCTTTCGAGGTTTATGGGAATAGCTGGGCTTGCATTGGCTACTAGTATATCAGCTATATTCTGTACAGTGTTATTGTTTATAAGCTTTAGAAAGAAGCTAGGAGCATTTGGCTTGAAAAGTATTGCTGCTTCTTTTTTAAAAACCATATTAGCTTCCTTGATTATGGGGGCTATAGCTAAAGTAATCTATATTGTTCTACTTAAATCTCTTAGTGCTAATTTGGCACTAATAAGCTCCGTTGGCATAGGGGCTGTCCTATACTTTACTATTATTTGCTTTATGAGGATTGAAGAAATGAATATTATAGTAAACCGTTTTAAGGAAAAGCTTAAAATAGAAAATAAAAAGGCAAACTTTTAA
- a CDS encoding LCP family protein, with protein MNKKKTLCIIMICTASILLIAGIIGFQKISNLTNPHKAFEKDLKKPEDLYNHERKYAQRQIELEEQKEQGEEQQKEKLEELSFNKNVINLLLLGVDSSEERESRKKGYRSDSIIVVSVNIDTTKVKMLSIPRDSYTDIPGNKNKDKINHAMAFGGGPKKKGNQYAVEAVEGLLGIDVHYYITVDMDSVKSIVDTIGGVTIDVERDMDLGEEVLKKGEQKLNGDQALIYIRNRDVPAGDFARISQQHKFMMALFNQIKENGKLSDVIPLYLKMKDKIFTDLKLDQIGALALLLKALDSDTIETFTLKGKGIKINGIYYLDIDRAHMESIINEHF; from the coding sequence ATGAATAAGAAAAAAACACTATGCATAATTATGATTTGTACAGCTAGTATCTTATTAATAGCAGGTATTATAGGATTCCAAAAAATTAGTAATTTGACCAATCCTCATAAAGCCTTTGAGAAGGATTTGAAGAAGCCGGAAGACCTGTATAATCATGAGCGAAAATATGCTCAAAGGCAAATTGAGCTGGAAGAACAAAAAGAACAAGGAGAAGAACAACAGAAGGAAAAGCTAGAGGAACTTTCCTTTAACAAAAATGTAATCAATCTACTTCTCCTAGGAGTAGATAGCAGTGAAGAACGTGAATCAAGAAAAAAAGGATATCGCAGCGATTCAATTATTGTAGTCTCGGTAAACATTGATACAACAAAAGTAAAGATGTTATCTATTCCGAGAGATAGCTATACAGACATTCCAGGTAATAAAAACAAGGACAAAATAAATCATGCTATGGCCTTTGGCGGAGGTCCTAAGAAAAAAGGGAATCAGTATGCAGTAGAAGCAGTAGAGGGCTTACTAGGGATCGATGTTCATTATTATATTACTGTTGATATGGATTCTGTGAAAAGCATTGTAGACACAATAGGAGGAGTAACTATAGATGTAGAAAGAGACATGGACCTTGGAGAAGAGGTCTTAAAGAAGGGAGAGCAGAAGCTAAATGGGGATCAGGCTCTCATCTATATAAGAAATAGAGATGTGCCTGCAGGAGATTTTGCTAGAATAAGTCAGCAGCATAAGTTTATGATGGCACTGTTTAATCAGATTAAAGAAAATGGTAAGCTGTCTGATGTGATTCCTCTATATTTGAAAATGAAGGACAAAATATTTACTGACCTTAAGCTTGATCAAATAGGAGCCCTTGCTTTATTGCTCAAAGCCTTAGATTCAGATACCATTGAGACTTTTACATTGAAGGGAAAAGGAATAAAAATAAATGGAATATATTATTTAGACATTGATAGGGCACACATGGAAAGCATTATAAATGAACATTTTTAG
- a CDS encoding phosphodiester glycosidase family protein produces the protein MNRYIRNFVVGVSSAAIIFCSFTPSFASKPFIIHEEKMSENISSGVIHETIKQFNANGWWNINVLRINLDDQYTDIKTLFSKDGISKRDTITNMMKSSNVVGAINGDYFSTVHNSYPEGVVIDGGIMVSSPYDTWNQGLPVFAVDNYKNPSISFWDWSIKVIAQNGAALNVKAMNKESKLHEDIIIYDKNWNSQSLGNKVFNDLIEVVVVNDYVSEIRVGQPPISFPQDGYIITGRGSVANQLSNNFHVGERVSLEYHTSPDYNSIVAAIGGGSPLLKDGARTPFKINIQGDHPRTAIGITRDKREIIMATIDGRDTSYKGVSQETMADIMLTLGAYDAINLDGGGSTTMAIKPAGTDDPVIVNRPSEGSQRKVTNGIGVTSTAPQGDLSYIKVYTDDSKMFVNTTRKFYIKGFDEFHNPVDVDDESVQFFIDGINGKFNGNVLTANSSGEGTVKAFYNNTHAEMKIKVLGDVKELQLETDKFGIDASSQKSLGKIYGKNSQGHVALIESNDIAWESIGNVGYVQDGIFYSADKPAAGALVARLGSAVESTLVSVGFEEIMINDFEGLGGISFLSYPNVVTGSIEQSSDSKVGLGSVKLRYDFTGSDETRAAYIAFGEKGVQLSKNPEKIGMWVYGNENNSWIRGQMSDANGKAIKLDFATNVDWKGWKFVTANIPSDAAYPVTLERIYVTEINPMNKYSGELLFDGLKAMYPKNFDVVNLPSSTSVKDEKQKTVDTVESGFKFIMGFGIDKLDNLYKQQIAKQITNRLSNSKYGFFMGQIDESLKKGTNAKIVEVSTGYLPIRDGDILFIRADSSKGGLRASNPEQWIGLKNDLSIATQNNIIIAMSKPVFGSNGFTDKLEAKLLHDTLVQYAEKGKNIWVVSNGGKNEVDLRDGVRYIELSKPNLNTTSTTFDLRLLEFSYNNGELTYDFVPVFKK, from the coding sequence ATGAACAGATACATAAGAAATTTCGTAGTAGGGGTTTCCTCTGCCGCCATAATTTTTTGCAGTTTTACTCCAAGCTTTGCAAGTAAGCCCTTCATAATACATGAAGAAAAGATGTCAGAAAACATATCAAGTGGTGTAATACACGAGACAATTAAGCAGTTCAATGCTAATGGCTGGTGGAACATAAATGTGCTTAGAATAAATCTTGATGACCAATACACAGATATTAAGACATTATTCAGTAAGGATGGTATTTCTAAAAGAGATACTATCACAAATATGATGAAATCATCTAATGTAGTAGGGGCTATAAATGGAGATTACTTTTCCACAGTACATAATTCATACCCAGAGGGTGTAGTTATTGATGGTGGAATAATGGTGTCATCTCCTTATGATACATGGAATCAAGGACTTCCTGTATTTGCAGTGGATAATTATAAGAACCCTTCCATATCCTTCTGGGATTGGAGCATAAAAGTAATAGCTCAAAACGGAGCGGCTTTAAATGTAAAAGCAATGAACAAAGAAAGTAAATTACACGAGGATATCATAATATACGATAAAAATTGGAATAGTCAATCCTTAGGGAACAAGGTATTCAATGATCTTATAGAAGTAGTAGTAGTTAACGATTATGTGTCTGAAATAAGAGTAGGTCAACCTCCTATTTCTTTCCCTCAGGATGGATATATTATAACTGGAAGAGGAAGTGTTGCAAATCAGCTATCAAATAACTTTCATGTTGGAGAAAGAGTATCTTTAGAATATCATACATCACCTGATTATAACAGCATAGTTGCTGCAATTGGTGGTGGAAGTCCTCTGTTAAAGGATGGGGCCAGAACTCCTTTTAAGATAAATATTCAAGGGGATCATCCTAGAACAGCCATTGGAATAACTAGAGATAAAAGAGAGATTATAATGGCTACAATTGACGGTAGAGATACATCATACAAGGGAGTTAGTCAGGAAACAATGGCAGATATAATGCTGACTCTAGGTGCCTATGATGCAATTAATCTTGACGGAGGCGGCTCTACAACTATGGCTATTAAGCCTGCTGGTACTGATGATCCTGTAATTGTAAACCGTCCTTCTGAAGGAAGTCAGAGAAAAGTGACAAATGGAATCGGCGTAACTAGTACTGCTCCTCAAGGTGACCTAAGCTATATTAAGGTCTATACTGATGACAGTAAAATGTTTGTTAATACTACCAGAAAGTTTTATATAAAGGGCTTCGATGAATTTCATAATCCAGTAGATGTAGATGATGAAAGTGTTCAATTCTTTATAGATGGGATAAATGGCAAATTTAATGGAAATGTTCTTACAGCAAATAGCTCGGGTGAAGGAACAGTAAAAGCCTTTTATAACAATACACATGCAGAAATGAAAATCAAGGTATTAGGCGATGTAAAAGAGCTTCAATTAGAAACAGATAAGTTTGGTATAGATGCATCTAGTCAGAAAAGCCTTGGAAAAATATATGGAAAGAACAGCCAAGGACATGTAGCACTTATAGAGTCAAATGATATAGCTTGGGAATCAATAGGTAACGTAGGCTATGTGCAGGATGGTATATTCTACAGTGCAGATAAGCCAGCTGCTGGTGCGCTTGTAGCTAGATTAGGAAGTGCAGTAGAAAGCACATTGGTTTCCGTAGGATTTGAGGAAATCATGATAAATGATTTCGAAGGTCTAGGTGGTATTAGCTTCTTGTCATATCCAAATGTGGTTACAGGCAGTATTGAGCAAAGCTCTGACAGCAAGGTTGGACTTGGCTCTGTAAAACTTAGATATGATTTTACAGGCTCTGATGAAACTAGAGCAGCGTATATAGCTTTTGGTGAAAAAGGGGTACAGCTTAGCAAAAACCCAGAAAAAATAGGCATGTGGGTATATGGCAATGAAAATAACAGCTGGATAAGAGGACAAATGTCTGATGCCAATGGAAAAGCTATTAAGCTTGATTTTGCTACTAATGTGGATTGGAAGGGCTGGAAGTTCGTCACTGCTAATATTCCTTCTGATGCCGCATATCCAGTAACATTAGAGAGAATTTATGTAACAGAAATAAATCCTATGAATAAATACTCAGGCGAGTTGCTTTTTGATGGTTTAAAAGCAATGTATCCGAAAAACTTTGATGTAGTTAATCTTCCTTCCTCTACATCAGTAAAGGATGAAAAACAGAAAACTGTTGATACAGTAGAAAGTGGATTTAAGTTTATAATGGGCTTTGGAATAGATAAATTAGATAATCTATATAAACAGCAGATTGCAAAGCAAATTACTAATCGCTTATCTAATAGTAAATATGGATTTTTTATGGGACAAATTGATGAAAGTCTGAAAAAAGGAACTAATGCAAAAATAGTAGAGGTCTCAACTGGGTATTTACCAATTAGAGATGGTGATATATTATTCATCAGAGCTGATAGCTCAAAGGGTGGCTTGAGAGCATCAAATCCTGAGCAATGGATAGGGTTAAAAAATGATCTGTCTATAGCTACTCAAAATAATATAATAATCGCTATGTCAAAACCTGTATTTGGCAGCAATGGATTTACAGATAAGCTTGAGGCAAAGCTGCTTCATGATACATTAGTGCAATATGCAGAAAAAGGCAAGAATATATGGGTAGTATCTAACGGAGGTAAAAACGAAGTAGACTTAAGAGATGGTGTTAGATATATAGAATTGTCCAAGCCAAATCTAAATACCACAAGTACTACATTTGATTTAAGACTATTAGAATTTTCATATAATAATGGCGAGTTAACATATGACTTTGTGCCAGTATTCAAAAAGTAG
- the yyaC gene encoding spore protease YyaC, with the protein MKNLRVLTTHVEEKYKAAREISNYLSTYFEAYPRHDDIIIVGIGTDKCIGDCLGPLVGTILKKRDFISPVYGTLKRPLHALNLKDRVLSIKSRHPDAFIIAIDACLGEDDSVGTIQIRSGPIDPGKGVGKNLPSVGDLSIIGIVEKLGNDNNSSLHNIRLSFIFEMAEIIAEGIMMGL; encoded by the coding sequence ATGAAAAATTTAAGAGTATTAACTACTCATGTTGAAGAGAAATATAAAGCTGCAAGGGAAATCAGCAATTATTTAAGTACATATTTTGAAGCTTACCCAAGACATGATGACATAATAATTGTAGGTATTGGAACGGACAAGTGTATAGGTGATTGCTTGGGTCCCCTTGTGGGAACTATTTTAAAGAAAAGAGATTTCATTTCCCCAGTATATGGAACCTTGAAAAGGCCATTGCACGCTCTTAATTTAAAGGATAGGGTATTGAGTATAAAGTCCAGACATCCTGATGCTTTTATAATTGCAATAGATGCATGCTTAGGAGAAGATGATAGTGTAGGAACTATACAGATAAGAAGTGGTCCCATAGATCCAGGTAAGGGTGTAGGAAAAAATCTTCCATCAGTAGGTGATTTATCAATAATAGGAATAGTTGAAAAGCTAGGCAATGATAATAATTCTTCACTTCATAACATAAGGCTTTCATTTATATTTGAAATGGCAGAGATAATTGCAGAAGGGATTATGATGGGTCTGTGA
- a CDS encoding S-layer homology domain-containing protein: MLRRIFISVLCTIILLMFSYKSVGASTKPSNPPRAELEKKIEEVARKRGIPSVILKSIARVESVFKQFNNDGSAFVSRGGSVGLMQVHNKYGWFDNEKLKYDIDYNIEAGADVLLRKWDTALEKLPQIGDMNPNVLENWYFAIWAYNGWSKSNNPNTGLKKQTYQNLIYSIAEKEYGQKITPIDNKLLPKQGLPSKSSKFDTPKDLHYGDILTYTEGDIVRLDGRHIMNLKETPNGSDIVEVTNLMEFQVLEGPVLNNGYFWYKVKAKEINKEGWLVGNWISKTGSIYPFLDISRTWSKSYIISLHDMNIVSGDGSNFNPNDKITRQEISVMLSRALQLKPEDNDLEYADACDIDNWAVEHVIAITEANIITGYEETNEFKPDEYIAREEAAIIISRAIGYDDNLDFQLDYSDISEISDEALNAIKNLQIMGIMNGSNGKFRPKDCLTRGEACKLIFDLLNILE; encoded by the coding sequence ATGTTAAGAAGGATTTTTATTTCTGTCCTGTGTACGATAATACTGCTTATGTTTTCTTATAAAAGTGTAGGCGCAAGCACAAAGCCTTCAAATCCACCTAGGGCAGAACTAGAAAAAAAGATTGAAGAGGTAGCTAGAAAAAGAGGCATACCTTCAGTCATACTAAAGTCCATAGCCAGAGTTGAAAGCGTGTTTAAGCAATTTAACAATGATGGCTCTGCCTTTGTAAGTAGAGGAGGCAGCGTAGGACTCATGCAAGTACATAATAAATATGGCTGGTTTGATAATGAGAAATTAAAGTACGATATTGACTACAATATAGAAGCAGGAGCAGATGTGCTTCTTAGAAAATGGGATACTGCTTTAGAGAAGCTTCCGCAAATAGGGGACATGAACCCAAATGTATTAGAAAATTGGTATTTTGCCATATGGGCATACAATGGCTGGAGTAAATCTAATAATCCAAACACGGGATTGAAAAAACAGACCTATCAGAATTTGATATATTCCATAGCAGAAAAGGAATATGGACAAAAAATAACTCCAATAGATAATAAACTACTGCCTAAGCAGGGACTTCCAAGTAAAAGCTCTAAATTTGATACACCAAAGGACCTTCACTATGGCGATATATTGACTTATACTGAAGGAGATATTGTAAGGCTTGATGGCAGACATATTATGAACCTAAAGGAAACGCCTAATGGTTCAGATATTGTGGAAGTAACTAATTTAATGGAGTTTCAGGTATTAGAAGGACCAGTACTAAATAACGGTTATTTTTGGTATAAGGTTAAGGCTAAGGAAATAAATAAAGAGGGCTGGCTTGTTGGAAATTGGATATCTAAAACTGGAAGTATATATCCTTTCTTAGACATATCTAGGACTTGGTCAAAAAGTTATATTATAAGTCTTCATGATATGAATATAGTCAGTGGAGATGGAAGCAATTTTAACCCAAATGATAAAATAACCAGACAGGAAATATCAGTAATGCTATCCCGTGCCTTGCAGCTTAAGCCAGAGGATAATGACTTAGAGTATGCAGATGCTTGCGATATAGACAACTGGGCAGTTGAGCATGTAATAGCAATAACGGAGGCAAATATTATAACAGGATATGAAGAAACCAACGAATTTAAACCTGATGAATACATAGCAAGGGAAGAGGCAGCAATTATTATTAGCAGAGCCATAGGCTATGATGATAATCTAGATTTTCAGTTAGACTATTCAGATATTAGCGAAATCTCTGATGAAGCACTTAATGCCATAAAAAACCTTCAAATAATGGGAATAATGAATGGCTCAAATGGTAAATTTAGACCAAAGGATTGCTTAACTAGAGGAGAAGCGTGTAAGCTAATATTTGATTTGTTAAATATATTAGAATAG
- a CDS encoding ChbG/HpnK family deacetylase → MKLIVNADDFGISEIINKAIAQAFEENLASSATIMTNMPGFENACELINEYNLNGKIGIHLNLVDGYPLTERMTQCHKFCDDNGMFNGERKTIFYLNREERGAVYEEFQAQIDKLMSRGVIPTHIDSHHHYHTEWAIFRETIRIAHKNEISSVRLTRNCGNGIKGLKKLYKIIYNSVLRANRLSDIRYFGSAEDVMTISKPELYSIEIMVHPAFDKDGNLLDLSTGEKLQSLIEDIKAFTSKINIVSYL, encoded by the coding sequence ATGAAATTAATAGTCAATGCTGATGATTTTGGAATTTCAGAAATCATTAACAAGGCCATAGCGCAAGCCTTTGAAGAAAACTTGGCATCAAGTGCTACAATAATGACAAATATGCCTGGATTTGAAAATGCCTGTGAATTGATAAATGAATATAATCTTAATGGAAAAATAGGAATTCATCTAAATCTAGTTGATGGCTATCCTCTTACAGAAAGAATGACACAATGCCACAAATTTTGTGATGATAATGGGATGTTCAATGGAGAAAGAAAGACTATTTTTTACTTGAATAGAGAAGAACGAGGCGCAGTTTATGAAGAATTTCAAGCACAAATTGACAAGCTAATGTCTAGAGGAGTTATTCCTACCCATATTGATTCACATCATCATTACCATACAGAATGGGCTATCTTTAGGGAAACCATAAGAATTGCTCATAAAAATGAAATTAGCTCAGTTCGATTGACTAGAAATTGTGGCAATGGGATTAAAGGGCTAAAAAAGCTTTATAAGATTATTTACAATTCAGTTTTACGTGCAAATAGACTTTCAGATATAAGGTATTTTGGTTCGGCAGAGGATGTGATGACAATTAGCAAACCAGAATTATATAGCATAGAGATAATGGTGCATCCTGCATTTGATAAAGATGGTAATTTACTTGACTTGAGTACTGGAGAAAAGCTCCAGTCTTTAATAGAGGATATTAAAGCCTTTACATCAAAAATAAATATTGTTAGTTATTTATAG
- a CDS encoding metal-dependent transcriptional regulator produces the protein MKIQESAENYLETILMLKNRIGQVRSIDIVNELNFSKPSVSNAMKQFRENGYVTIDKKGFITLTESGLEIAERIYERHSLLTEWLVALGVSKETALEDACRIEHHISQESFEKIKVHCEKCILSNNCKKNDN, from the coding sequence TTGAAAATTCAAGAATCTGCTGAAAACTACCTTGAGACAATTTTGATGCTCAAAAATAGAATTGGTCAGGTCCGTTCTATAGATATAGTTAATGAGCTAAACTTTTCTAAACCTAGTGTGAGCAACGCAATGAAACAGTTTCGTGAAAATGGATATGTTACTATTGATAAAAAGGGATTTATTACTTTAACAGAATCTGGTCTAGAAATTGCTGAGCGGATATACGAACGCCACAGCCTGCTGACAGAATGGCTTGTAGCACTTGGTGTCAGCAAGGAAACTGCTCTAGAGGATGCATGTAGGATTGAACATCATATTAGTCAAGAGAGCTTTGAAAAAATCAAAGTACATTGTGAAAAATGCATTTTATCTAATAATTGCAAGAAAAATGATAATTGA
- a CDS encoding FeoA family protein, translated as MPLTMAAIGETNFIKKIVGKDDVRKFLASLGFVEGADVTIVSELAGNVILNVKNTRVALDKVMANRIMV; from the coding sequence ATGCCACTTACTATGGCTGCAATAGGAGAAACTAACTTTATTAAGAAAATTGTAGGAAAAGATGATGTACGTAAATTCCTGGCTAGCCTCGGATTTGTGGAGGGCGCAGATGTTACTATTGTTTCTGAGCTTGCAGGGAACGTGATTTTAAATGTCAAAAATACTCGTGTGGCGCTTGATAAAGTCATGGCTAATAGAATTATGGTATAA
- a CDS encoding phospho-sugar mutase, which produces MDFMDKYNLWLKSPDIDGEAKKELLGIKDNIAEIEDRFYKDLEFGTGGLRGKIGAGTNRMNKYTVSKATQGLAEFILGNGDLVKGNDDVILNEVKNFKTLRDAQDDKSCVIAYDSRHKSREFAKTSALVLAANGIKAYLFESLRPTPELSFAVRHLQANAGIVITASHNPAEYNGYKAYGADGGQMVPDVADKVIARVKDIKDFSDVKTMNEQEAFNKELIAIIGKEIDDIYIENVKTLSLRDDIDKNINIVYTPLHGTGNIPVRRVLEELGYKNVYVVKEQELPDSNFSTVSYPNPEDPKAFKLAIELGEKVKGDIILGTDPDCDRVGVVVKDDKGEYIVLNGNQTGALLLDYILSSRKDIPLNSVIIKTIVTSELGRVIANHYGVETIDTLTGFKYIGEKIKKFEQSGEYSFQFGYEESFGYLTGTFVREKDAVIASMLICEMAAYYKTKELNLHQALLQLYERFGYYIEELFSINLEGIEGKRKIDSIMDGFRKDFPKEIADLKIWRVNDYMAGSSKLCDNSPSTHVCHSERSEESILGLPKENVIKFIFEDNSWYALRPSGTEPKLKVYMSANGKSYDAAYNKLKAIEKEVKEKVNRIY; this is translated from the coding sequence ATGGATTTCATGGATAAATATAATTTATGGCTAAAGAGCCCGGATATTGATGGTGAAGCTAAAAAAGAGTTGCTAGGGATTAAAGATAATATTGCAGAAATTGAAGATAGATTTTACAAGGATTTAGAATTTGGAACAGGCGGTTTAAGAGGTAAAATAGGTGCAGGAACGAATAGAATGAACAAATACACAGTATCTAAGGCTACACAAGGACTAGCTGAGTTTATTCTAGGCAATGGAGATTTAGTTAAAGGCAACGATGATGTCATTCTGAACGAAGTGAAAAATTTTAAGACCCTTCGCGATGCTCAGGATGACAAAAGCTGTGTTATAGCCTATGATTCTAGGCACAAATCTAGAGAGTTTGCTAAGACCTCTGCATTAGTATTAGCTGCAAATGGAATAAAAGCATATCTTTTTGAAAGCCTAAGACCAACTCCTGAGCTTTCCTTTGCAGTTAGACATCTACAGGCCAATGCTGGGATAGTTATCACAGCTAGTCACAATCCTGCTGAATACAATGGATACAAGGCATATGGTGCTGATGGAGGCCAAATGGTACCTGATGTAGCTGACAAAGTCATAGCAAGAGTAAAAGACATAAAGGATTTCTCAGATGTAAAGACTATGAATGAGCAAGAAGCCTTTAATAAAGAGCTTATAGCTATTATTGGAAAAGAAATAGATGATATTTATATAGAGAATGTGAAGACTCTTAGCCTAAGAGATGATATTGATAAAAATATAAATATTGTATATACTCCACTTCATGGAACGGGAAACATTCCTGTTAGAAGAGTATTGGAGGAGCTTGGGTATAAAAATGTCTATGTTGTAAAGGAGCAGGAGCTGCCAGATTCAAATTTTTCCACAGTAAGCTATCCTAATCCTGAAGATCCTAAGGCATTTAAGCTGGCAATAGAACTAGGAGAAAAGGTAAAGGGTGACATTATATTAGGGACAGACCCTGACTGTGATAGGGTAGGAGTAGTTGTAAAGGATGACAAAGGAGAATACATTGTCTTAAATGGAAACCAAACAGGTGCATTGCTTCTAGACTATATACTGTCTAGCAGAAAAGACATTCCTTTAAATTCAGTTATTATAAAGACTATAGTAACAAGTGAACTGGGAAGAGTCATAGCTAATCATTATGGAGTGGAAACCATAGATACTCTTACGGGATTTAAGTATATAGGAGAAAAGATAAAAAAATTTGAACAATCGGGAGAATACAGCTTTCAGTTTGGATACGAGGAAAGCTTTGGATATTTGACAGGCACTTTTGTAAGAGAAAAAGACGCAGTAATTGCTTCGATGCTAATATGTGAAATGGCTGCCTATTATAAAACAAAGGAACTTAATTTACATCAGGCATTGCTCCAGCTATATGAAAGATTTGGATACTATATAGAAGAATTGTTCTCAATAAATCTTGAAGGGATAGAAGGAAAAAGAAAAATTGATTCTATAATGGATGGCTTTAGAAAAGACTTTCCTAAAGAAATAGCAGATTTAAAAATCTGGAGAGTAAATGATTATATGGCTGGAAGCAGTAAACTATGTGATAATTCACCTTCTACACATGTTTGTCATTCTGAACGCAGTGAAGAATCTATATTAGGTCTTCCTAAAGAAAATGTAATCAAGTTTATATTTGAAGACAATTCATGGTATGCCTTAAGACCTTCTGGCACAGAGCCAAAGCTAAAGGTCTACATGTCAGCTAATGGAAAAAGCTATGATGCTGCATATAATAAGCTTAAAGCCATAGAAAAGGAAGTAAAGGAAAAAGTAAATAGAATATATTAG
- a CDS encoding FeoA family protein codes for MNTLNSVKCGETVTVVKLHGEGAVKRRIMDMGITKGVKIMVRKYAPLGDPIEVNVRGYELSLRKADAEMIEVQ; via the coding sequence ATGAACACATTGAATTCAGTTAAATGTGGAGAAACTGTTACTGTTGTAAAGCTCCATGGAGAAGGAGCTGTAAAACGTAGGATTATGGATATGGGAATCACAAAAGGTGTTAAGATTATGGTTCGTAAGTATGCACCTTTAGGAGACCCCATTGAAGTAAATGTTCGTGGCTACGAGCTTAGTCTGCGTAAAGCCGATGCAGAAATGATTGAAGTACAATAA